In a genomic window of Epinephelus lanceolatus isolate andai-2023 chromosome 3, ASM4190304v1, whole genome shotgun sequence:
- the taf5l gene encoding TAF5-like RNA polymerase II p300/CBP-associated factor-associated factor 65 kDa subunit 5L — MKRVRTEQIQYTVAQYLKRRQYVDTDGSLKGAKLFQSAEEMAASLTVQTESGCANIVSAAPCQSDPQQYETQYSRLRSFLSETEISWAKEVSSILYPLFVYLHLDMVHCGLKGAVDGFYSRFHSAFLQDSEQRAIIEQLRHVLTTQDVAANPKLSAFLEHKYVVHLTEPAYSYLLRYLQSEDNSALCRAFSTHLQVEVTASRRTDYQLYGAVGGVTTAPNSTSSWAGVDGAEGGEGVEVPAGIPQSEAALDALQDCIKKVREGPPTLTTVCFYAFHHTEQMLNTAEVSADSRLLAAGFDSSTVKLWSLRARKLKAKPHQADVSLIHLACDVLEEEVDEEDSCGSEIKTLRGHSGPVFRTAFLTDSSGLLSCSEDTTIRYWDLGSFTNTALYQGHVYPVWDVDVSPCSLYFASGSHDRTARLWTFSRTYPLRLYAGHLSDVDCVKFHPNSNYLATGSTDKTVRLWSTQQGASVRLFTGHRGPVLSLAFSPNGKYLASAGEDQRVKLWDLASGTLFKDLRGHTDSITSLSFSPDSSLVASSSIDNSVRVWDIRNSHGGTPADGSSSELVGMYTGNTSNVLNVQFMACNLLLVTGTAQEKAEQ; from the exons ATGAAGCGTGTTCGCACTGAGCAGATCCAGTATACCGTGGCTCAGTACCTGAAGCGGAGGCAGTATGTGGACACTGATGGCTCCCTGAAAGGAGCCAAGCTCTTCCAGTCAGCAGAGGAGATGGCGGCCAGCCTCACAG TACAGACTGAGTCGGGGTGTGCCAACATCGTCTCTGCTGCGCCCTGTCAATCTGACCCACAGCAGTACGAGACTCAGTACTCCAGGCTGCGCTCCTTTCTGTCAG AAACAGAAATATCCTGGGCGAAGGAGGTGAGCAGCATCCTCTACCCGCTCTTCGTCTACCTCCACCTAGACATGGTGCACTGTGGCCTGAAGGGGGCAGTAGATGGTTTTTACAGCCGTTTCCACAGTGCCTTTCTTCAGGACAGCGAGCAGCGCGCCATCATAGAGCAGCTCCGCCATGTTCTCACCACTCAGGACGTTGCAGCCAACCCCAAGCTGAGTGCTTTCCTGGAGCACAAGTACGTGGTGCACCTGACCGAGCCGGCCTACAGCTACCTGCTGCGCTACCTGCAGAGTGAGGACAACAGCGCCCTCTGCAGGGCCTTTAGCACACACCTGCAGGTGGAGGTCACTGCCTCGAGACGCACAGACTACCAGCTATATGGAGCTGTTGGCGGGGTGACCACAGCCCCAAACTCCACCTCCTCCTGGGCAGGAGTGGATGGGGCAGAGGGTGGGGAGGGGGTGGAGGTCCCTGCAGGGATTCCACAAAGTGAGGCGGCCCTGGATGCTCTGCAGGACTGCATCAAGAAAGTCCGCGAGGGCCCCCCCACGCTCACCACTGTGTGTTTCTACGCCTTCCACCACACGGAGCAGATGTTAAACACCGCAGAGGTCTCGGCTGACAGCCGGCTGCTGGCCGCCGGTTTCGACAGCTCCACGGTGAAACTGTGGAGCCTCCGAGCCAGAAAGCTGAAGGCCAAACCGCATCAGGCTGACGTGTCGCTCATCCACCTGGCCTGTGACGTACTGGAGGAGGAA GTGGAtgaagaggacagctgcggcaGTGAGATAAAGACACTGCGAGGTCACAGCGGCCCCGTGTTTCGAACCGCCTTCCTGACAGACAGCTCCGGCCTGCTCTCCTGCTCTGAGGACACAACCATCCGCTACTGGGACCTGGGTAGCTTCACCAACACGGCACTCTACCAGGGCCACGTCTACCCAGTGTGGGATGTGGACGTCAGCCCCTGCAGCCTTTACTTCGCCAGCGGCTCCCATGACCGGACTGCTCGCCTCTGGACGTTCTCCCGCACCTACCCGCTGCGACTTTACGCCGGACACCTTTCTGATGTTGACTGTGTCAAATTCCACCCAAACTCCAACTACCTGGCTACCGGCTCCACAGACAAGACTGTCCGGCTGTGGAGCACCCAGCAGGGGGCGTCTGTTCGCCTCTTCACTGGCCACCGTGGCCCCGTGCTGTCACTCGCTTTCTCACCTAATGGGAAGTACTTGGCGTCCGCCGGCGAGGATCAAAGGGTGAAGCTGTGGGACTTGGCATCAGGGACGTTATTCAAAGACCTGCGGGGACACACGGACAGCATCACCAGCCTGTCTTTCAGCCCGGACAGCAGCCTCGTGGCGTCGTCGTCTATAGACAACTCAGTTCGGGTGTGGGACATTCGGAACTCCCACGGCGGGACGCCAGCTGACGGCTCATCTAGCGAACTGGTGGGAATGTACACTGGAAACACCAGCAATGTGCTGAACGTCCAGTTCATGGCCTGCAACCTGCTGCTGGTGACGGGAACTGCACAGGAGAAAGCAGAACAGTAG